The following coding sequences are from one Melanotaenia boesemani isolate fMelBoe1 chromosome 17, fMelBoe1.pri, whole genome shotgun sequence window:
- the si:ch211-195b13.1 gene encoding STKc_SGK domain-containing protein, translating into MAVTEAGCDLTYCKMRGIVAVLTAFIKERKMGLNDFIQKLVSTPHICQHAEVNNFLKIDENQNEEAEDDKIPESPLRLNSRSSLAEDTQIKPCDFDYLKVIGKGSFGKVLLARHKETTKYYAVKVLQKKIILKKKEQKHIMAERSVLMKNIKHPFLVGLHYSFQTTDKLYFVLDYVNGGELFYHLQRERIFLEPRARFYAAEIASALGYLHSLHIVYRDLKPENILLDSQGHIVLTDFGLCKEGLDPNGTTTTFCGTPEYLAPEVLQKQAYDRTVDWWCLGSVLYEMLYGLPPFYSRNTAEMYNNILHKVPVLKPNVSNSGRELLEGLLQKDRTKRLGVKDDFLELKYHSFFSPINWDDLMAKKITPPFIPSVSGPTDLRHFDPEFTHLPVSASLCSDTQMVTSSIKEAAGAFPGFSYGPPADHSFM; encoded by the exons ATGGCCGTGACGGAGGCTGGATGTGACCTGACTTACTGCAAGATGAGGGGGATAGTAGCCGTCCTCACCG ctttcaTCAAGGAGAGAAAAATGGGGCTGAATGACTTCATCCAGAAGCTGGTGTCCACCCCACACATCTGCCAGCA CGCTGAAGTCAACAACTTCCTGAAGATTGATGAGAATCAGAATGAGGAAGCTGAGGATGATAAAATTCCTGAAAGTCCA CTGCGCCTGAATTCCCGCAGTTCCCTGGCAGAGGACACCCA GATCAAACCTTGTGACTTTGACTACCTGAAAGTCATTGGTAAAGGCAGCTTTGGGAag GTTCTGCTGGCTCGACACAAGGAGACCACTAAATACTACGCTGTTAAGGTGCTGCAGAAGAAGATCATCCTGAAGAAGAAAGAG CAAAAGCACATCATGGCCGAGCGCAGCGTGCTGATGAAGAACATCAAGCATCCCTTCCTGGTGGGGCTGCACTACTCCTTCCAGACCACAGACAAGCTCTACTTCGTGCTGGACTACGTCAACGGTGGAGAG ctctTCTACCACCTCCAGAGAGAGCGGATCTTCCTGGAACCCAGAGCCAGGTTCTACGCTGCTGAAATCGCAAGTGCCCTTGGCTACCTCCACTCTCTGCACATCGTGTACAG AGACCTGAAGCCTGAGAACATCCTGCTGGACTCGCAGGGCCACATCGTCCTGACAGACTTTGGGCTCTGCAAAGAAGGTCTGGACCCCAATGGAACCACAACAACCTTCTGTGGGACCCCTGAG TATTTGGCTCCCGAGGTTCTCCAGAAGCAGGCGTACGACCGCACCGTGGACTGGTGGTGTCTGGGCTCGGTGCTGTACGAGATGCTCTACGGACTG CCGCCCTTCTACAGCCGCAACACCGCTGAGATGTACAACAACATCCTGCACAAGGTTCCGGTTCTGAAGCCCAACGTGTCCAACTCGGGCCGGGAGCTGCTGGAGGGGCTCCTGCAGAAGGACCGCACCAAGAGGCTGGGCGTGAAGGACGACTTT CTCGAGCTCAAGTATCACTCCTTCTTCTCTCCCATCAACTGGGATGACCTGATGGCCAAGAAGATCACGCCTCCATTCATTCCCTCTGTG TCAGGCCCAACGGACCTGCGGCACTTTGACCCGGAGTTCACCCACCTGCCGGTGTCGGCCTCTCTGTGCAGCGACACCCAGATGGTGACGAGCAGCATCAAGGAGGCAGCCGGAGCCTTCCCGGGCTTCTCCTACGGACCCCCGGCGGACCACTCCTTCATGTGA